In Nematostella vectensis chromosome 2, jaNemVect1.1, whole genome shotgun sequence, one genomic interval encodes:
- the LOC5521105 gene encoding neurogenic locus notch homolog protein 1 isoform X5 produces the protein MATPFLSLAVALLALGYTVVAHRECQHYKVLNTADRASTRSQGNVLKCDQKEILTKAWYRFEGAAGSAMPTSPVPINRCGTHAPGWMEGSHPTVAEGIVTRKVCYHWSGKPCHWNNAIRVRSCGGFYVYELNRPPVCHLRYCGNGVSAPSKPLECRSYKKLDTADRAAGRPRGNVLKCDQKEILTKAWYRFEGAAGSAMPTSLVPINRCGTHAPGWMEGSHPTVAEGIVTRKVCYHWSGKTCHWNNAIRVRNCGGFYVYELNRPPVCHLRYCGNAEFDVNECSKNPCKNGGVCKNEHGGYSCACKAGFTGKNCEQDVNECSVNPCKNGGVCKNEHGGYSCACKAGFTGKNCEQAPSKPLECRSYKKLDTADRAAGRPRGNVLKCDQKEILTKAWYRFEGAAGSAMPTSLVPINRCGTHAPGWMEGSHPTVAEGIVVRKVCYHWSGKTCHWNNAIRVRNCGGFYVYELNRPPVCHLRYCGNAEFDVNECSKNPCKNGGVCKNEHGGYSCACKVGFTGKNCEQDVNECSVNPCKNGGVCKNEHGGYSCACKAGFTGKNCEQDVNECSVNPCKNGGVCKNEHGGYSCACKAGFTGKNCEQAPSKPRECRSYKKLDTADRAAGRPRGNVLKCDQKEILTKAWYRFEGAAGSAMPTSLVPINRCGTHAPGWMEGSHPTVAEGIVVRKVCYHWSGKTCHWNNAIRVRNCGGFYVYELNRPPVCHLRYCGNAEFDVNECSINPCKNGGVCKNEHGGYSCACKAGFTGKNCEQDVNECSVNPCKNGGVCKNEHGGYSCACKAGFTGKNCEQAPSKPRECRSYKKLDTADRAAGRPRGNVLKCDQKEILTKAWYRFEGAAGSAMPTSLVPINRCGTHAPGWMEGSHPTVAEGIVVRKVCYHWSGKTCHWNNAIRVRNCGGFYVYELNRPPVCHLRYCGNAEFDVNECSINPCKNGGVCKNEHGGYSCACKAGFTGKNCEQDVNECSVNPCKNGGVCKNEHGGYSCACKAGFTGKNCEQAPSKPLECRSYKKLDTADRAAGRPRGNVLKCDQKEILTKAWYRFEGAAGSAMPTSLVPINRCGTHAPGWMEGSHPTVAEGIVTRKVCYHWSGKTCHWNNAIRVRNCGGFYVYELNRPPVCHLRYCGNAEFETCSSKPCKNGGTCREVNGAYSCTCKSGFTGKNCEQDVNECSKNPCKNGGVCKNEHGGYSCACKVGFTGKICEQDVNECSENPCKNGGVCKNEHGGYSCACKAGFTGKNCEQDVNECSENPCKNGGVCKNEHGGYSCACKAGFTGKNCEQDVNECSKNPCQNGGVCKNEHGGYSCACKAGFTGKICEQDVNECNKNPCQNGGVCKNEHGGYSCTCKAGFTGKNCEQDVNECSKNPCKNGGVCKNEHGGYSCACKAGFTGKICEQDVNECSENPCKNGGVCKNEHGGYSCACKAGFTGKNCEQDVNECSENPCKNGGVCKNEHGGYSCACKAGFMGKNCEQDVNECSKNPCQNGGVCKNEHGGYSCACKAGFTGKNCEQDVNECSKNPCKNDGVCKNEHGGYSCACKAGFTGKNCEQDMNECSKNPCQNGGVCKNKHGGYSCACKAGFTGKNCEQDVNECSKNPCKNGGVCKNEHGGYSCTCKAGFTGKTCEQDVNECSKNPCKNGGVCKNEHGGYSCACKAEFTGKNCEQDVNECSKNPCKNGGVCKNEHGGYSCTCKAGFTGKICEQDVNECSKNPCKNGGVCKNEHGGHSCTCKAGFTGKNCEQDVNECSKNPCKNGGVCKNEHGGYSCTCKAGFTGKNCEQDVNECSTNPCQNGGVCKNEHGGYSCVCKAGFTGKNCEQDVDECAGVNPCHHGGVCSNSHGGYSCKCASGYTGKNCEQDKNECKVNPCLNNGKCINTPGSYKCNCIDEYTGKHCETEPQEPGAPKYKELGCYKDNGNDKNKPRRTIPEMIANFRPQIDWHDMSKTVNECAKHAKEKGYEIFGVQFYGECYSGPTAEIDYERDGKAERGKCWAGVGGPSTNMVYRIE, from the exons ATGGCGACTCCTTTCCTATCGCTAGCAGTTGCACTGCT GGCCTTGGGTTACACGGTTGTTGCACATAGag AGTGTCAGCATTATAAAGTATTAAACACCGCCGACCGTGCGTCAACAAGGTCCCAAGGTAACGTCCTCAAATGTGATCAGAAAGAGATCCTAACCAAGGCCTGGTACCGATTTGAAGGCGCCGCCGGGTCTGCCATGCCTACATCGCCCGTCCCTATCAACAGGTGTGGTACCCACGCTCCGGGCTGGATGGAGGGATCACACCCAACAGTCGCAGAGGGTATTGTCACCCGTAAAGTCTGTTATCACTGGAGTGGTAAACCCTGCCATTGGAACAACGCTATTCGCGTCAGAAGCTGTGGGGGGTTTTACGTGTACGAGCTCAACAGACCGCCTGTTTGTCATCTTCGTTACTGTGGCAACGGAGTATCAG cccCGTCGAAACCACTAG AATGCCGAAGCTACAAAAAGCTCGACACAGCAGACCGTGCAGCTGGGAGACCGAGGGGTAACGTCCTCAAATGTGATCAGAAAGAGATCCTAACCAAGGCCTGGTACCGATTTGAAGGCGCCGCCGGGTCTGCCATGCCTACATCGCTCGTCCCTATCAACAGATGTGGTACCCACGCTCCGGGCTGGATGGAGGGATCACACCCAACAGTTGCAGAGGGTATTGTCACCCGTAAAGTCTGTTATCACTGGAGTGGTAAAACCTGCCATTGGAACAACGCTATTCGCGTCAGAAACTGTGGGGGTTTTTACGTGTACGAGCTCAACAGACCGCCTGTCTGTCATCTTCGTTACTGTGGCAACGCGGAATTTG ATGTGAATGAATGCAGCAAAAATCCGTGCAAAAATGGCGGAGTATGCAAAAACGAACATGGTGGATACTCTTGTGCTTGCAAAGCAGGATTCACGGGCAAAAACTGTGAACAAG ATGTGAATGAATGCAGCGTAAACCCGTGCAAAAATGGCGGAGTATGCAAAAACGAACATGGTGGATACTCTTGTGCTTGCAAAGCAGGATTCACGGGCAAAAACTGTGAACAAG cccCGTCGAAACCACTAG AATGCCGAAGCTACAAAAAGCTCGACACAGCAGACCGTGCCGCTGGGAGACCGAGGGGTAACGTCCTCAAATGTGATCAGAAAGAGATCCTAACCAAGGCCTGGTACCGATTTGAAGGCGCCGCCGGGTCTGCCATGCCTACATCGCTCGTCCCTATCAACAGATGTGGTACCCACGCTCCGGGCTGGATGGAGGGATCACACCCAACAGTTGCAGAGGGTATTGTCGTCCGTAAAGTCTGTTATCACTGGAGTGGTAAAACCTGCCATTGGAACAACGCTATTCGCGTCAGAAACTGTGGGGGTTTTTACGTGTACGAGCTCAACAGACCGCCTGTCTGTCATCTTCGTTACTGTGGCAACGCGGAATTTG ATGTGAATGAATGCAGCAAAAATCCGTGCAAAAATGGCGGAGTATGCAAAAACGAACATGGTGGATACTCTTGTGCTTGCAAAGTAGGATTCACGGGCAAAAACTGTGAACAAG ATGTGAATGAATGCAGCGTAAACCCGTGCAAAAATGGCGGAGTATGCAAAAACGAACATGGTGGATACTCTTGTGCTTGCAAAGCAGGATTCACGGGCAAAAACTGTGAACAAG ATGTGAATGAATGCAGCGTAAACCCGTGCAAAAATGGCGGAGTATGCAAAAACGAACATGGTGGATACTCTTGTGCTTGCAAAGCAGGATTCACGGGCAAAAACTGTGAACAAG cccCGTCGAAACCACGAG AATGCCGAAGCTACAAAAAGCTCGACACAGCAGACCGTGCCGCTGGGAGACCGAGGGGTAACGTCCTCAAATGTGATCAGAAAGAGATCCTAACCAAGGCCTGGTACCGATTTGAAGGCGCCGCCGGGTCTGCCATGCCTACATCGCTCGTCCCTATCAACAGATGTGGTACCCACGCTCCGGGCTGGATGGAGGGATCACACCCAACAGTTGCAGAGGGTATTGTCGTCCGTAAAGTCTGTTATCACTGGAGTGGTAAAACCTGCCATTGGAACAACGCTATTCGCGTCAGAAACTGTGGGGGGTTTTACGTGTACGAGCTCAACAGACCGCCTGTCTGTCATCTTCGTTACTGTGGCAACGCGGAATTTG ATGTGAATGAATGCAGCATAAACCCGTGCAAAAATGGCGGTGTATGCAAAAACGAACATGGTGGATACTCTTGTGCTTGCAAAGCAGGATTCACGGGCAAAAACTGTGAACAAG ATGTGAATGAATGCAGCGTAAACCCGTGCAAAAATGGCGGAGTATGCAAAAACGAACATGGTGGATACTCTTGTGCTTGCAAAGCAGGATTCACGGGCAAAAACTGTGAACAAG cccCGTCGAAACCACGAG AATGCCGAAGCTACAAAAAGCTCGACACAGCAGACCGTGCCGCTGGGAGACCGAGGGGTAACGTCCTCAAATGTGATCAGAAAGAGATCCTAACCAAGGCCTGGTACCGATTTGAAGGCGCCGCCGGGTCTGCCATGCCTACATCGCTCGTCCCTATCAACAGATGTGGTACCCACGCTCCGGGCTGGATGGAGGGATCACACCCAACAGTTGCAGAGGGTATTGTCGTCCGTAAAGTCTGTTATCACTGGAGTGGTAAAACCTGCCATTGGAACAACGCTATTCGCGTCAGAAACTGTGGGGGGTTTTACGTGTACGAGCTCAACAGACCGCCTGTCTGTCATCTTCGTTACTGTGGCAACGCGGAATTTG ATGTGAATGAATGCAGCATAAACCCGTGCAAAAATGGCGGTGTATGCAAAAACGAACATGGTGGATACTCTTGTGCTTGCAAAGCAGGATTCACGGGCAAAAACTGTGAACAAG ATGTGAATGAATGCAGCGTAAACCCGTGCAAAAATGGCGGAGTATGCAAAAACGAACATGGTGGATACTCTTGTGCTTGCAAAGCAGGATTCACGGGCAAAAACTGTGAACAAG cccCGTCGAAACCACTAG AATGCCGAAGCTACAAAAAGCTCGACACAGCAGACCGTGCAGCTGGGAGACCGAGGGGTAACGTCCTCAAATGTGATCAGAAAGAGATCCTAACCAAGGCCTGGTACCGATTTGAAGGCGCCGCCGGGTCTGCCATGCCTACATCGCTCGTCCCTATCAACAGATGTGGTACCCACGCCCCGGGCTGGATGGAGGGATCACACCCAACAGTTGCAGAGGGTATTGTCACCCGTAAAGTCTGTTATCACTGGAGTGGTAAAACCTGCCATTGGAACAACGCTATTCGCGTCAGAAACTGTGGGGGGTTTTACGTGTACGAGCTCAACAGACCGCCTGTCTGTCATCTTCGTTACTGTGGCAACGCGGAATTTG aaacatgCAGTTCTAAACCGTGTAAGAATGGAGGAACTTGTCGTGAGGTCAATGGAGCATATAGTTGCACGTGCAAGAGTGGATTTACTGGGAAAAACTGCGAACAAG ATGTGAATGAATGCAGCAAAAACCCGTGCAAAAATGGCGGAGTGTGCAAAAACGAACATGGTGGATACTCTTGTGCTTGCAAAGTAGGATTTACGGGCAAAATCTGTGAACAAG ATGTGAACGAATGCAGCGAAAACCCGTGCAAAAATGGCGGAGTGTGCAAAAACGAACATGGTGGATACTCTTGTGCTTGCAAAGCAGGATTCACGGGCAAAAACTGTGAACAAG ATGTAAATGAATGCAGCGAAAACCCGTGCAAAAATGGCGGAGTATGCAAAAACGAACATGGCGGATACTCTTGCGCTTGCAAAGCAGGATTTACGGGCAAAAACTGCGAACAAG ATGTGAATGAATGCAGCAAAAATCCGTGCCAAAATGGCGGAGTATGCAAAAACGAACATGGCGGATACTCTTGCGCTTGCAAAGCAGGATTCACGGGCAAAATCTGCGAACAAG ATGTGAATGAATGCAACAAAAATCCGTGCCAAAATGGCGGAGTATGCAAAAACGAACATGGGGGATACTCTTGCACTTGCAAAGCAGGATTCACGGGCAAAAACTGCGAACAAG ATGTGAATGAATGTAGCAAAAACCCGTGCAAAAATGGCGGAGTATGCAAAAACGAACATGGTGGATACTCTTGTGCTTGCAAAGCAGGATTCACGGGCAAAATCTGCGAACAAG ATGTGAACGAATGCAGCGAAAACCCGTGCAAAAATGGCGGAGTGTGCAAAAACGAACATGGTGGATACTCTTGTGCTTGCAAAGCAGGATTCACGGGCAAAAACTGTGAACAAG ATGTGAATGAATGCAGCGAAAACCCGTGCAAAAATGGCGGAGTATGCAAAAACGAACATGGCGGATACTCTTGCGCTTGCAAAGCAGGATTTATGGGCAAAAACTGCGAACAAG ATGTGAATGAATGCAGCAAAAATCCGTGCCAAAATGGCGGAGTATGCAAAAACGAACATGGCGGATACTCTTGCGCTTGCAAAGCAGGATTCACGGGCAAAAACTGTGAACAAG ATGTGAATGAATGTAGCAAAAACCCGTGCAAAAATGACGGAGTATGCAAAAACGAACATGGCGGATACTCTTGCGCTTGCAAAGCAGGATTCACGGGCAAAAACTGCGAACAAG ATATGAATGAATGCAGCAAAAATCCGTGCCAAAATGGCGGAGTATGCAAAAACAAACATGGTGGATACTCTTGCGCTTGCAAAGCAGGATTCACGGGCAAAAACTGCGAACAAG ATGTGAATGAATGCAGCAAAAACCCGTGCAAAAATGGCGGAGTATGCAAAAACGAACATGGGGGATACTCTTGCACTTGCAAAGCAGGATTCACGGGCAAAACCTGCGAACAAG ATGTGAATGAATGCAGCAAAAACCCGTGCAAAAATGGCGGAGTATGCAAAAACGAACATGGCGGATACTCTTGCGCTTGCAAAGCAGAATTCACGGGCAAAAACTGCGAACAAG ATGTGAATGAATGCAGCAAAAACCCGTGCAAAAATGGCGGAGTATGCAAAAACGAACATGGCGGATACTCTTGCACTTGCAAAGCAGGATTTACGGGCAAAATCTGTGAACAAG ATGTGAATGAATGCAGCAAAAACCCGTGCAAAAATGGCGGAGTATGCAAAAACGAACATGGTGGACACTCTTGCACCTGCAAAGCAGGATTTACGGGCAAAAACTGTGAACAAG ATGTAAATGAATGCAGCAAAAACCCGTGCAAAAATGGCGGAGTATGCAAAAACGAACATGGCGGATACTCTTGCACTTGCAAGGCGGGATTTACGGGCAAGAACTGCGAACAAG ATGTGAATGAATGCAGCACAAATCCGTGCCAAAATGGCGGAGTATGCAAAAACGAACATGGCGGATACTCTTGCGTTTGTAAGGCAGGTTTTACGGGAAAAAACTGCGAACAGG ATGTTGACGAATGTGCCGGCGTCAACCCGTGTCATCATGGCGGAGTCTGCTCTAACAGCCATGGAGGATACAGTTGTAAATGCGCGTCCGGGTACACCGGAAAGAACTGCGAACAAG ATAAAAATGAGTGTAAGGTGAATCCATGCTTGAATAATGGCAAGTGTATCAACACTCCGGGAAGCTACAAGTGCAACTGCATCGATGAGTACACCGGGAAACATTGTGAAACGG aACCTCAAGAACCGGGAGCAC CCAAGTACAAGGAGCTTGGATGCTACAAGGACAACGGCAACGACAAAAACAAGCCGAGACGAACTATCCCTGAAATGATTGCAAATTTTAGACCACAAATCGACTGGCATGACATGAGCAAGACTGTTAACGAATGTGCTAAACACGCCAAAGAAAAAGG GTACGAGATTTTCGGAGTTCAATTCTACGGTGAATGCTACAGTGGTCCTACTGCTGAGATAGACTATGAACGAGATGGCAAGGCGGAAAGGGGAAAGTGCTGGGCCGGTGTAGGGGGTCCTAGCACTAACATGGTATACAGGATTGAATAA